The following are encoded in a window of Hemiscyllium ocellatum isolate sHemOce1 chromosome 35, sHemOce1.pat.X.cur, whole genome shotgun sequence genomic DNA:
- the LOC132832535 gene encoding prostaglandin E synthase-like: MILNLTNEVFCSFVFYAVLSLIKMFALAVLTGQVRLRKKAFANPEDALRHGDLKLCRTDPDVERCRRAHRNDMECVYPFLFLGVLYCFLDPSPSIARIHFRIFFLARLLHTMAYLFALKAPTRSLAYTLGQIPCFSMALKILINVASYW; this comes from the exons ATGATTCTGAACTTGACCAATGAAgtcttctgctcctttgtcttttaCGCCGTCCTCTCGCTCATTAAGATGTTCGCTCTCGCGGTGCTCACAGGACAGGTCAGACTCCGGAAAAAG GCTTTCGCCAATCCAGAAGACGCTCTGAGACACGGGGACCTGAAGCTGTGCCGAACTGACCCAGACGTGGAGCGCTGTCGGAG GGCTCACCGCAACGACATGGAGTGCGTCTACCCCTTCCTCTTCCTGGGTGTGCTGTACTGCTTCCTGGATCCCAGTCCATCCATTGCAAGGATCCACTTCAGGATCTTCTTCCTGGCCAGACTGCTTCACACCATGGCCTATCTGTTCGCTCTGAAGGCCCCGACTCGATCCCTGGCCTACACCCTGGGGCAGATCCCATGTTTCTCCATGGCCCTCAAGATTCTCATCAACGTCGCCTCCTACTGGTGA